The Cyclobacteriaceae bacterium DNA segment ACATACCCAACACACTGAATTCCTGTTGCGGTTTTTCAAATGTCTTGATATAACTGAGGTTGAAATCGAAGCTCTGAGAATTGTCGAGTGTTTTTACATCCCGTAAGCTGCTGCCATCAAATACTGCATTTTCAAAAGCTTGGGTAAATAATCCGTCCTGATAATTTTTTCCGTTACGTGCACCTACACGGAATGATCCGGTTAACGAATTGTATTTATTAATGTCATAATCCAGACCTAGCGGTGTAATTTCCAAACAGGTTTTGACTACGGGTGTCAGCTTGTTGCGTATTCAACCTGTCAGGATTAACGCCTTCAGGATCTTTGGTTAATTGTTCATTTAAAAACGATCCCTTTATATTATAGTTAGCACGGCCCCATCCACCCAATGAAATGCCAAGTTTACCTCTGCGGTAATTGCCATTCAGTCCCAGATTTGATCCACGAATACCCGCACTGCTGTTGATGTTCAGCGTAGCACCTTCGAGTGTATTCTTTTTAGTAATGATGTTGATGATACCCCCGGTACCTTCGGCATCATATTTCGCTGAAGGGGAGGTGATCACTTCTACGGTTTTAATTTGTTCAGCAGGAATTTGCTTCAAGGCATCGGCCACACTGCTGGCCATAATGGTAGAGGGTTTGTTGTTGATGAGTACCAAAATATTCTGGCTACCACGCAGTGAAACGTTTCCGTCAAAATCTACCGAAAGCATCGGAACACGCTTCAATACATCGGTGGCATCACCGCCACGGGTGGTAGCATCGTTCTCTGCGTTATAAATGGTACGATCAACGCGTTCTTCAATAGTAGAACGCTGTCCTTCTACCACCACTTCGCTCAGCACTTTAGCTTCTGAATTGATCGCAATGTCAAGATCGAGCTGATCTTTCTTGTCGCTGATTTCTACCTCAACGGTTTTGGTTTCGAAACCCACAAATGAGATAACCAACTTATAATTGCCAGTCGCAATTTTGTTCAGGGTAAACTTTCCCTTCATGTCGGCTACAGCACCATCAATTGGTCTTGCCATCGGCTGTTACCAGGGCGATGGTGGCAAATTCCACCACTTCTTTGGAGGCCGCATCGATAATGGTACCAGTAATTTTGCCTTTCCCATCCTGGGCAACTGCATACGTGGAGAGAAGGAGAAATAATACAATTAGCTTTTTCATGTAGTGTTAAAAGTTCGAAGTTTGGTGGGTAGCCGCTCGACTGCCCACGGATTAAACTGCAAAACAAGAAGAATGTTTCCGGGGTAACGGTGGCTATTAGACACAACCCCATATTCATTCGACATTTCCGTGGAATATCCGACAGAGTAGGAATGGACTGCGAAAGCCGAACTTATCGACTCGTTGGGCCCAACGGTAGAATAATTGGGATGAAGGGTATAACTTGATAAAAATTGCCAGCACTTTTACCCGACCTTAACGTTTCAAAGGGGCTATAGCCGTTAAAAAGACTTCATCGATGCAATCGTATTTTCAGCGTAACCGCATATTTCTGCTGCACCTGCTTTTCTGGTGTGTGTACCTGTCGTTTAATATTTATTCTGCAAGCTTTTACTCACAAGTAAGGGGTTACGACTGGAGCCGGGGGTTGATGTTTACCGGCATTCAGTTCGCGTTCACGTTTGTCATCGCTTATCTAAACTACTTTCTCTTTTTGCCCCGGTTTCTGGATCACAAAAAAGTATGGCGTTACCTGCTCGAATTCGTGGTTCCGTTTGCCCTGCTCGTTGCCCTTCGTGTTTATGTGCAACGCGTATTGATGGATGATTCTCCCCGGGCAGATTTCTTCACCTCTCATATGTACATCATCCAGGTGGCGGCCATTGCGTTGTTCATCACCATATTTGTGAGCATGCTACGCTTTGCTGCCGAATGGTTTGAACTGGAAGCAAAGAAGAAAGAGGTTGAAAATGAAAAGCTGACCGCTGAACTTAATTTTTTGAAGGCACAAATCAACCCGCACTTTTTGTTCAATACCTTGAATAACCCTGTATTACCTCGCGTATTCAAAATCCGACAATACTACCGAGGTAATCTCCAAGCTTTCGCAGATGATGCGCTACATGATCTATGAATCGAATCATGAGCGTGTGCAGTTGAATAAAGAAATCGAATACATGCAGAACTACATCAGCCTGGAAAAACTGCGCCTGAACAATGAAGTGCCCATTAATTTCACCATTGAAGGTCAGACGGAAAACGTCTGGATAGCCCCGCTCATCTTCATCACCTTTCTGGAGAATGCATTCAAGCACGGAGTTACCAACAAGCAATCGGGTGCGTGGGTAAACCTGGCCATTAAGATGAACGGAAAACAATGCACCTATACCGTAGAAAACAGTAAATTGCCTGCATCAACCGATTCGAAGGAAGGGAAGTCGGGGATTGGGTTGCGCAACGTACAGCGCAGGCTTGAGTTGAGCTACCCGGATCAATACCGACTGAAAACCGAAGACAAACCGGATCGGTATAGCGTACAACTGGATATTACACTTTCGTGATTGCTTCTTGTGTGATTGTTGATGACGAGCCACTGGCTCGCAACCTGATGACGGACTACGTGAGGAAGGTCCCTTCCCTTCACCTGGTGGCGGCTTGTGCCAACGCCATGGATGCCATGGAGGTGTTACGTAAACAGCCGGTTGATATTTTATTTCTGGATATCCAGATGCCGGAGATCACCGGCATTACGTTTTTAAAAGTTTTGCAGAAAAGACCACTGGTCATTTTTACAACGGCATACTCCGAGTATGCATTGGAAGGTTACGAACTGGATGTAGTGGATTACCTGTTAAAGCCCATTACACTCGACCGTTTTTTAAAAGCGGTTGATAAAGCGTTGTTGCGTTTACAAACCCCACCGGCTACTGTGGCAGTCACCACCTCTGAACAAAAGCCCGATTTTGTTTTTGTGAAAGACGGAACACGCATGGTAAAGATCCTGTTGGATGATATTCTGTATGTGGAGGGCATGAAAGATTACGTGACCATCCACACACGCGAAAAAAAGATTACATCCCTTCAGCGCATGAAAGCCCTGGAGGAACAACTGCCTTCCGATAAATTCATCCGCATACATCACTCATATATAATAGCGCTCAAGGCCATTGATGTGGTGCACAAAAATGAAGTACAGATTGGCCAGGCCCTCTTGCCAGTAAGCGACAGTTACAAAAAGGCCTTCCGGGAGTTTATTGAGAAAAATCAGATGCAATAAAAAAAGCCTGACAGAATCAGGCTTAAATTGGAGCATATCGGACTTGCCTGCTGCAGGCAGGGTCGAACCGATTATTTTTAAAAAGAAAAGAGGCTGTCTCAAAAGTAGAGATGGCCTCTTTTTTTTTGGAGGCTGCTATTTTTCCTTAGTTGCTGAGGTGATTTTTCAAAAGAAAAAATATTGAGTTGACCATAGGGGGCAAGCTTAGCCAGATTATGAGCTAATGCAAGCAATCCGGTTTCAATTTCTACTTTATCTAACCCCTTGAGCATAAACCTTTTGAAGTTTTTATTGTATTTGATGTTACCAAAAATAGGTTCCACATCAGCGGGTCTTCGTTTACGGTAAGCAACACCTTGCTCACTTTTTAATCGTTCATCGGCTTGTTGTTTGAGTTTACGCAAGCGATGATTGATGCTGACGATGCGATTGCCTTTTTGCTGATGACATTGTTCCCGTAAGGGACACCCATGGCATTTGACAGCCTGATATTTTATCATCTTCTGTTTAAATCCATTGGCAGTAGTGCGATAGGATTCCCCAATCGGCTTCATGGGTTTGCCTGACGGACAGATGATCATATCACGCTGCTTATCGTACTGGAAGTTATCGCTCTTAAAGGCATCGAAATTCTTACTTCGCTGCGAACGGTCGAACTGATTGTGTTTGATGTAGCCCTCAATGTTACGATTAGCCAGCAGTTGATAATTTTCTTCCGAGCCATAGCCGGCATCGGCTACAACAACTTGCGGATAGTGTTTATAGAGCGTATAAAAGGAATCGATGTGTCTTTTCAGTGTGGTGGTGTCGGTTGGATTCTGATGCAGGCTGTAGTGAACGATATATTGATTGTGACTGGATAGTTGAACATTGTAGGCAGGCTTGAGTTGACCGTTGCGCATATGGTCTTCTTTCATGCGCATGAACGTAGCATCGGTGTCCGTCTTGGAGTAGCTGTTGCGTTTGCCTAATAATTTTTCATGCTGCTTATACCGCTTCATGCTTGCCGGCCAGTTCTTCTTTGCATACTGTAGCTTCTGTTTTACTACTTTCTTGGTTACTGGTTTGCCCTCCAATGCACGGTCGATCTTATCAATCACATTTTTTACCTGCGTGGCATTTACCGGTGCAAAACTCTGGGGTGCTTCATCCTTTAATTCTTCGGCAGCAATACGCTCAGCATAGGCCCACAGTTCTTTTAATTGTTCTTCCATTTTTGCCTTACTGGTCTTAATGGCATTGCCCCACACAAAGGTGTAGCGGTTTGCCTGAGCTTCTATCTTGGTGCCATCGGTAAACACTTCTTTCAAACTTAAATGCCCGGCCTCCACCAACAATTCAACCACTTGACCAAATACGGTCTTCAATACATCTTTAAGGCGCTCGCTGCGGAAGCGGTTAATTGTATTATGGTCTGGCTTATTCATACCGGCAAGCCACATGAAGTGGATATTCTCTTTCGCGGCAGCTTCATCTTTCTGGAGGAATAGGTGTTGTTCAAATAGCCATACACCAGTACTTTCAGCAGTAGCCGCGGATGATAGCTGGAAGTGCCTCCGCCTTTAAACTTCTTAATTAAGGGATCAATATTAATCCGGTCGATAACTTGGTTAACAACGCGTACCGGATGATTTGCCGTTATGAGTTCCTCCAAGCTGGGAGGCAACATCATCACCTGGTTGGGTGTGTAGTCTTTAAATACTACTTTTGATTTAGCGCACACAAGCAAGATAGCGACTTGCATTAAAAGAGGAATGCTTCGGCTTCTCTTTTTTTATCCCCTTTAAATCAAAGAGGCTGCCCTTTTGAGACAGCCTCTTAGGTGGAGCATATCGGAGTCGAACCGATGACCTCTACAATGCCATTGTAGCGCTCTAGCCAGCTGAGCTAATGCCCCCTTTAGTGCTCTAGCCTCCCGATAGTTATCGGGAGAGCTAATGCCCATTGCGGGCTGCAAATATATTCTTTTTCGTAATTTCGGGAAACCTTGCCAGGAGTTTATGCCCGACATCCACCATAAATTTCATGTAAACGCTTCGCCTCATCAGGTTTTTGAAACTTTTACCAGATCGGAAGGTCTTAATTCGTGGTGGACACTCCAGTCTAGTGGAGAACCGCTAAAAGGTAATGTCTACAACTTCTATTTTGGCCCTGCCTACGATTGGCTTGCAGCAGTAATCCATGTGATTCCCGATCAGGAATTGACCTGGCGCATGACGCGGGCCATGGATGATTGGATGGAGACAGAAGTTGGATTCAGACTTACCCCGGAAGGTTCGGGTACGGCCATTTGGTTTTTTCATACCGGCTGGAAAGAATTGTCAGACCACTATGCCATCTCAAAATTTTTGTTGGGGACAGTTGTTAAATGGCATGAAAAATTATCTGGAAAAAGGAACTGTGATTCCTTTTCCTGAGCGGAATTAACTCATGTACTTGTAGGATTTGATAATATTTCATTTCTTTATCAATCGTACCCCATTTGAAATTGGTGAAAAAGTTAGTTTCAGTCGCGCTGCTTTTGGTTTTCCTCTTTAGTGTTGGAGGATACTACCTTGTATTTATGGGGTTGCGCTACTCAATTTATACTGACCTCTCTCAACGGATTGATGTTCATGATTTTGATCCGGGGGAAACATTGGAGTTTAAAATTCCACTCACACTCCCTTATCCGATTTACCATGACGACTACGTAAGAAATCACGGTGAATTCGAATACGATGGTGAATACTACATACTGGCCGGGCAAAAGCTGGTTAATGACACCCTGTATATAAAGAGTGTGCGCAACGACAAACGGAAGCAATTGACCGAAACGTTTAAGAATTTGCGCAAGCAGCCTCCGCTTCCGGGCAAGATGATAACCGAATACTGCTGGTAAAAATCATTAAAGATTTTAAAGGAACCGAAGAACTTACGCATATCCATCAACCCGGATGGCAACGTACCTTTACGTTTATAAAACCATCTAACACACAGCTGGCTGGCTACACACGGCCGCATTTTCATCCTCCCGATTTTCTTCTCTAGAATTTTTTCTTTTTTCTGTTTAGCACCTTTATGGGAGTTACCTCCTGTATGCAGGTATTGCTGAATACAATTATTCAGTGTTTATCTGTGTTTTAGGTGCCCGTATTCATTGTATTTAAAACGCCACATATGAAAATATTTACTATACCATTAATCGGTATGATGTGTTGGGCTTTACAAGTAAGCCAGGCACAAACACCTACCGATGCTGTTATGATGAAACAGCGAGAATTTTGCTTTGCAGCGATGTATGACTACGGGTCATTCAATCACTATTATGAAGGTGATTTTCTAAGAACCAATGCAACCATAGCAACTGTATATCGAAAAACTTTTTTACCCATGCTTGCAATTGGCTTGCATGACCGGATTAATCTGATTGTAGGTGCTCCCTACATTCAAACCCGCTCCAGTAATCCGAACGGAGGCCGCCTGGAAGGTGCAAAGGGTTTGCAGGATTTTGGAGTGACGTTGAAAGCTGAAGTATTTAACCGTGAGCTTGGCAGCGGGAAGCTGCATGTATTAACCGCCTTGGGGTACTCAACTCCTATGACCAATTATCTTTCTGACTACATGCCGTATAGCCTGGGGTTTGGCGCGAATGAATTTAGTGCGCGTGCAATAGCACAGTATAAATTAACCATGGGTTTATATGCCCGCGTTTCTTTGGCTCACCAATGGCGAGGACAGACAAAGGCTGAACGTGATTATTACTACAACAACGGTAGTTACTATACGCCATGGATGGACGTTCCAAATGCGTGGAATTATCAAACCGTGTTGGGCGCATCTTTGTTGAAGAATTCACTTCGGTTAGAAGCAAGTTTTTCAAGTTTCCGGTGTACAAGCGGGGACGATATAAGAAGTTACAATGCTCCCCAACCAACCAATAAGGTTGTATCCGATCAAATTGGATTTATGGTTCAATACTATTTTCCTCAGGTTAAAGGATTGGGCGTATTGGCCTACTATAACAATGTAATCAATGGCCGCAATTGTGCTAAGATTGAAAATCTTGGAGGCGGACTAACATACCAATTCAAACTATAACCGTAGCAACATGAAAAAGATTTTACGATAAAATTTATCATCCTTTTATGCTGCACGGTTTTGTCGTGCGAAGAAGAGTTGCCTCGGTTTGCGAACTATGAGTCGTACCTGTTTTCAACAGTTGATGAAGACGGGGGAACATGGACACCGGTCTTGTTGGCTTCGCCAGATCAAGTGTTGATTGATGAACCCGATGATGTATCATCCCCTGCCTATCAGCAAGAATTGACTGAATTGAAATCGATAACCTCAAACCTGAACAGCCAGCAACGAAAAGCTGTAACCTATTGGACGAACAATCCTGTATTGCGTTGGAACGAAATTGCACTGGAACTCATCGCCAAATACAACCTGATACCCGGCCCAAACCCGGATGGAACCTACACCCTTCCAATCCGGCAAATCCTGATGGTCCTCCCCCTTTTTCCATTTGCCCATCCACCGTATGCCGCTCGTGCACTTGCTTATTTGAGTGTGGCTCAGTATGACGACTTATTTCGGCATGGCATTACAAATACGTATATAATCGTGAGTCACCTTACGAGTCGACAGTTCCATTCCTGTTGCTTACATAAAAAATAATATTCCATCGTATCCTGCAGATGGTGCCGTAATAGCGGCAGCTTCGCGTGATATTTTATCAGCCATGTTTCCGCTTGAAAAGGATTATCTCGCTGAACGCGCAGAAGAACATATGCAAAGTTTGATGTGGGCCGGTTTGCATGTGGAGAGTGACATTACAGCAGGTGAGTACCTGGGTGAGGAAGTGGCGAAGGTGGGCTTGGCTCGGGCAGGGAATGACGGCATGAAGAATGCACAATGCCCCAAGCCGGTATCGGACTCTATTGCTGCATCTGCGTTTGACCGCTATGGATGGAAATGGGAAAACCTGGAGATACCCAAGCGACCGGTGGGCTTAACCCCATTGTATGGCCAGGTACAAATGTGGAGCATTGATAATGTAGAAGACGTTCGACCAGGACCGCCACCGGCAATAGGCTCACCTGAGTATGAAGAAGATGTCAAGCTTCTAAAGGATATGGCAAAAAACAGAACAGAAGAAAGAAGGCGTATTGCGAATTTTTGGCAAGATGGATTAGGCACGTATACTCCGCCTGGTCATTGGAACAGATTTGCCAAAGAGTTCCTTATCAAATACAACGTAAGTCCGTTGCGGTCGGCACGGACATTTGCCTATTTAAACATGGCGATGATGGATGGGGGCATTAGCTGCTGGGATGCCAAATATTATTATCACTATCCACGACCGATACAAACCATTTCAGGGTTTACCACAATTGCAGGCACGCCTAATTTCCCGAGTTATACGTCTGGCCACAGTGTTTTCTCTGCTGCGGGAGCAGAGGTGTTGGCTTATATTTTTCCGCAGGAAGCACAACGTGTACGCGAATGGGCGCTTGAAGCAGCCATGTCGCGGGTGTATGGCGGAATACACTGGTCCTTTGACGCAACAGTAGGCACGCAACAAGGTATTGATGTTGCCAGCTATACCGTTGCCAGGGCTATGGATGATGGAGCTGATTAAACAGTTCATATAGTGTTAAACAGGTGAGGGGCCAGGGGTGGCCCCTCATTATTTTTAACACTTTCAAAATCTAGGCCATCACCGCCAACATTGAAAAAATGGGTTGGCTGAGCACAACATCACCCTTCACCTGAATTTTCTTTTCGCATCCTCAGCAGATAATCCTTTGGTGAATAATTTCCACGCAGTATCGGGGTCGAGGGAAATTGTAGTGTGCGGTGTCACATGATCTTTTTCGAATGACCATGTATTATTGGTGCGCACAACCTGCCATGAGTGGCCAAGTTCTGAAGTTACCTCAACACGGATACAGGTGCCGTCTGCCGCCAGTGTGTTTCGGTACGCATGTGGCAGGGCCTGCATAAACGTTTCAATAAGCGGAGTAAAAAATTCATCCGTCATGATGCCGGGCTTACCCACTGCGTCTCGGATTTGTTGTTGGTGATGCCACTTCTCGGTGTATTCGCGGGCAATGTGAAACCAGTTGGGTGATTCGGTTTGTCCGGCCCAACTCACAGCAAACATAGCGGGTTTAAACGGATCAAGTTTACGAAGTTGTTCAATGTAAAGCGGCCCTGTACTTTCAAGCAAATCGGTAAGCAGGGT contains these protein-coding regions:
- a CDS encoding vanadium-dependent haloperoxidase; amino-acid sequence: MFPLEKDYLAERAEEHMQSLMWAGLHVESDITAGEYLGEEVAKVGLARAGNDGMKNAQCPKPVSDSIAASAFDRYGWKWENLEIPKRPVGLTPLYGQVQMWSIDNVEDVRPGPPPAIGSPEYEEDVKLLKDMAKNRTEERRRIANFWQDGLGTYTPPGHWNRFAKEFLIKYNVSPLRSARTFAYLNMAMMDGGISCWDAKYYYHYPRPIQTISGFTTIAGTPNFPSYTSGHSVFSAAGAEVLAYIFPQEAQRVREWALEAAMSRVYGGIHWSFDATVGTQQGIDVASYTVARAMDDGAD
- a CDS encoding histidine kinase, with amino-acid sequence MQSYFQRNRIFLLHLLFWCVYLSFNIYSASFYSQVRGYDWSRGLMFTGIQFAFTFVIAYLNYFLFLPRFLDHKKVWRYLLEFVVPFALLVALRVYVQRVLMDDSPRADFFTSHMYIIQVAAIALFITIFVSMLRFAAEWFELEAKKKEVENEKLTAELNFLKAQINPHFLFNTLNNPVLPRVFKIRQYYRGNLQAFADDALHDL
- a CDS encoding SRPBCC domain-containing protein, which encodes MPDIHHKFHVNASPHQVFETFTRSEGLNSWWTLQSSGEPLKGNVYNFYFGPAYDWLAAVIHVIPDQELTWRMTRAMDDWMETEVGFRLTPEGSGTAIWFFHTGWKELSDHYAISKFLLGTVVKWHEKLSGKRNCDSFS
- a CDS encoding LytTR family DNA-binding domain-containing protein, translating into MIASCVIVDDEPLARNLMTDYVRKVPSLHLVAACANAMDAMEVLRKQPVDILFLDIQMPEITGITFLKVLQKRPLVIFTTAYSEYALEGYELDVVDYLLKPITLDRFLKAVDKALLRLQTPPATVAVTTSEQKPDFVFVKDGTRMVKILLDDILYVEGMKDYVTIHTREKKITSLQRMKALEEQLPSDKFIRIHHSYIIALKAIDVVHKNEVQIGQALLPVSDSYKKAFREFIEKNQMQ
- a CDS encoding histidine kinase — its product is MSKLSQMMRYMIYESNHERVQLNKEIEYMQNYISLEKLRLNNEVPINFTIEGQTENVWIAPLIFITFLENAFKHGVTNKQSGAWVNLAIKMNGKQCTYTVENSKLPASTDSKEGKSGIGLRNVQRRLELSYPDQYRLKTEDKPDRYSVQLDITLS
- a CDS encoding carboxypeptidase-like regulatory domain-containing protein translates to MARPIDGAVADMKGKFTLNKIATGNYKLVISFVGFETKTVEVEISDKKDQLDLDIAINSEAKVLSEVVVEGQRSTIEERVDRTIYNAENDATTRGGDATDVLKRVPMLSVDFDGNVSLRGSQNILVLINNKPSTIMASSVADALKQIPAEQIKTVEVITSPSAKYDAEGTGGIINIITKKNTLEGATLNINSSAGIRGSNLGLNGNYRRGKLGISLGGWGRANYNIKGSFLNEQLTKDPEGVNPDRLNTQQADTRSQNLFGNYTARSGL
- a CDS encoding maleylpyruvate isomerase N-terminal domain-containing protein, with the translated sequence MTIPIPTLHLFPELDKKLIELLRSLNATEWNKPTLARLWTVKDIAAHLLDGNLRVISQMRDQYFGDPPGTINSYQDLVDYLNRLNADFVQACKRLSPTLLTDLLESTGPLYIEQLRKLDPFKPAMFAVSWAGQTESPNWFHIAREYTEKWHHQQQIRDAVGKPGIMTDEFFTPLIETFMQALPHAYRNTLAADGTCIRVEVTSELGHSWQVVRTNNTWSFEKDHVTPHTTISLDPDTAWKLFTKGLSAEDAKRKFR
- a CDS encoding transporter, with amino-acid sequence MKIFTIPLIGMMCWALQVSQAQTPTDAVMMKQREFCFAAMYDYGSFNHYYEGDFLRTNATIATVYRKTFLPMLAIGLHDRINLIVGAPYIQTRSSNPNGGRLEGAKGLQDFGVTLKAEVFNRELGSGKLHVLTALGYSTPMTNYLSDYMPYSLGFGANEFSARAIAQYKLTMGLYARVSLAHQWRGQTKAERDYYYNNGSYYTPWMDVPNAWNYQTVLGASLLKNSLRLEASFSSFRCTSGDDIRSYNAPQPTNKVVSDQIGFMVQYYFPQVKGLGVLAYYNNVINGRNCAKIENLGGGLTYQFKL